One Hordeum vulgare subsp. vulgare chromosome 4H, MorexV3_pseudomolecules_assembly, whole genome shotgun sequence DNA window includes the following coding sequences:
- the LOC123448996 gene encoding ATP synthase subunit b', chloroplastic, producing MATAMMAAATTSCSPRRALLKPVASSSSAPPPRPQPRSFLKQLPGLAATAAAAAVASVPLPALAVEMEKAALFDFNLTLPAITIEFLLLMVALDKLYFSPLGKFMDERDAKIRAELGGVKDASEEVRQLEEQAQAILKAARAEIAAALNKMKKETTKELEAKLDEGRRRVEAELVEALASLEGQKEEAIKALDAQIVSLSDEIVKKVLPSA from the coding sequence ATGGCGACGGCTATGATGGCTGCAGCCACCACCTCCTGCTCCCCGCGCCGAGCGCTCCTCAAGCCAGTGGCCTCCTCCAGCTCCGCGCCGCCGCCCAGGCCGCAGCCACGGTCCTTCCTCAAGCAGCTCCCGGGGCTGgctgcgacggcggcggcggcagccgtCGCCTCCGTGCCCCTCCCGGCGCTGGCCGTGGAGATGGAGAAGGCGGCGCTGTTCGACTTCAACCTGACGCTCCCGGCGATCACGATCGAGTTCCTGCTGCTGATGGTGGCGCTGGACAAGCTCTACTTCTCGCCGCTGGGCAAGTTCATGGACGAGCGGGACGCCAAGATCCGCGCGGAGCTCGGCGGCGTCAAGGACGCGTCCGAGGAGGTGCGGCAGCTGGAGGAGCAGGCCCAGGCCATTCTCAAGGCGGCGCGCGCGGAGATCGCGGCGGCGCTCaacaagatgaagaaggagaCGACCAAGGAGCTGGAGGCGAAGCTCGACGAGGGCCGCCGCCGCGTGGAGGCCGAGCTCGTCGAGGCGCTCGCGAGCCTCGAGGGGCAGAAGGAGGAGGCCATCAAGGCGCTGGACGCGCAGATCGTGTCACTCAGCGACGAGATCGTCAAGAAGGTGCTCCCATCCGCGTGA